Genomic segment of Litorilinea aerophila:
ATCCTGGAGATCTTCCGGGAGAACCTGGAACGCTTCCTCCAGGGCCGCTTTCCCCTCCGCAACCAGATCGACAAACGCCAGGGCTTCTAGCGAAATTTACCACCGGTCGAAGTTGACCCGTAGGGCGGGCGTTTAACCACCGAACGTGGCCGAGAAACCAGGGCGCCCGGCGCATCCCATGCGCCGGGCGCCCTTCGTCCGCTTGCCCTATCCGGTGGCGGTGGACGGATGCCTCCATCCTCTCACATCAGCGCCCTACCCCCTACCGTCTACTGACTACTGACTACCGTCTACCACCCCTCCTCCACGCGCCCCCTTCACGACTGGGCCAGGACCATCTCAAAGCGGCGGAACTGGCTCATGTAGAGGTCGTAGTAGAACCCCTTCTGGGCCAGCAGCTCCTCATGGGTGCCCCGCTCGATGATGCGGTGGTCGTTGACCACCAATACCTGGTCCGCGTTGCGAATGGTGCTCAGCCGGTGGGCGATGACGAAAGAGGTGCGCCCTTCCATCAGCCGCAGCAACGCCTCCTGGATGTGCATCTCGGTGCGGGTGTCGACGCTGCTGGTGGCCTCGTCCAGGATGAGGATGCGGGGATCGGCCAGGATGGCCCGGGCGATGGCCAGGAGCTGGCGCTGCCCCTGGCTGAAGTTGTGCCCCTGCTCCGAAACGTGGGTGCGGTATCCCTCGGGCAGGAGGCGGATGAAGCGGTCGGCGTTGGCCAGTTTGGCCGCGGCGATCACCTCCTCGTCGGTGGCGTCCAGACGTCCGTAGCGGATGTTGTCCATCACCGTGCCGGAGAAGAGGAAGGTGTCCTGCAGGACGATGCCCAGCTGTTCCCGCAGGGAGGCCTGTTGCACGGTGCGGATGTCGTGGCCGTCGATGTAGATGGCCCCTTCGTCCACGTCGTAGAAGCGGCTGAGCAGGCTGATGATGGTGGTCTTGCCTGCGCCCGTGGGCCCCACCAGGGCGATGGTCTGGCCGGGCAGCGCCTCCAGGCTGACGTCGATGAGCACCGGTTTGCCCGGCTCGTAGGAGAAGGTGACGTGGTCGAACTTCACGTGCCCCTGGATGTTGCGCAGGGGCTTGGCGTCGGGCAGATCCTGCACGTCCGGCTGGGCGTCCAGCACTTCGAAGATGCGTTCGGCGCCGGCCAGGGCCGACTGCAGGGAGTTGTAGACCATGGCGATGCCCCGCATGGGCCGGAAGAAGTTCATGATATAGACCACAAAAGTGGCCAGCACACCCACCTGGACGATGCCCCGCAGGGCCAACCAGCCGCCCAGCAGGGCTGTGGCCGCGATGGTGATGGTGCTCATGGTGGTGAACATGGGCCCCAGGGCCGCGGTGATGATGTCCGCCTTGATCCCCGCGGCCCGGTTGGCCGCGTTGGCCTCCCGGAACTTGGCGATGGCCGCTTCCTCCCGGGCAAAGGCTTTGACGGCCCGGATGCCTGCGATGTTCTCCTCCATGATGGCGTTGAGCCCACCCAGATTGCGCTGGACGTTGCGGAAGGCCCGGCGGCTGTAGCGGGTGACCAGGGTGGTGATGTAGAGCATCAGGGGCAGCAACACCGACATGGCCAGGGCCAGGGGCCAGTTCAAGAGGAACATGGCGATCATGATGCCGCCCAGGGAGAGGATGTTGGTGGTGAAGTCGATCAGGCCGTTGGAGAGCACGCTGTTGATGGCCTCGGTGTCGTTGGAGAGGCGGCTCATCAGGTCGCCCACCCGGTGGCGGTCATGGTAGGCCATGGACAGGGTCTGGATGTGGGAGAAGAGGTTGGCCCGGATGTCCGCCACCAGATGCTGGCCAATGCCCACCATCAGGAAGC
This window contains:
- a CDS encoding ABC transporter ATP-binding protein encodes the protein MTQNTGRPAGAIRLGIGGGGRLTGESAKDTRSTLARLAHYLRPYAGRLMLVAALVVAGTLMSLSGPILLGRAIDQHVIPRDLPGLGRTVLLMLAVYVGAGLAAVIQGFLMVGIGQHLVADIRANLFSHIQTLSMAYHDRHRVGDLMSRLSNDTEAINSVLSNGLIDFTTNILSLGGIMIAMFLLNWPLALAMSVLLPLMLYITTLVTRYSRRAFRNVQRNLGGLNAIMEENIAGIRAVKAFAREEAAIAKFREANAANRAAGIKADIITAALGPMFTTMSTITIAATALLGGWLALRGIVQVGVLATFVVYIMNFFRPMRGIAMVYNSLQSALAGAERIFEVLDAQPDVQDLPDAKPLRNIQGHVKFDHVTFSYEPGKPVLIDVSLEALPGQTIALVGPTGAGKTTIISLLSRFYDVDEGAIYIDGHDIRTVQQASLREQLGIVLQDTFLFSGTVMDNIRYGRLDATDEEVIAAAKLANADRFIRLLPEGYRTHVSEQGHNFSQGQRQLLAIARAILADPRILILDEATSSVDTRTEMHIQEALLRLMEGRTSFVIAHRLSTIRNADQVLVVNDHRIIERGTHEELLAQKGFYYDLYMSQFRRFEMVLAQS